One part of the Lycium ferocissimum isolate CSIRO_LF1 chromosome 8, AGI_CSIRO_Lferr_CH_V1, whole genome shotgun sequence genome encodes these proteins:
- the LOC132067159 gene encoding cysteine-rich receptor-like protein kinase 2 — translation MEKAATLVAFRLFVILSILLLPNVSEAEPRSQTVQIICGNQPEHNPTAYVPNFVATMETISEQMRTRGYGVALTGSGPDANYGLAQCYGDLSLLDCVLCYAEARTVLPQCFPFNGGRIYLDGCFMRAENYTFDHQYLGPEDRHVCGNRTRKGSLFQQTARRAVQQAVANAPNNNGYARAEVAVPGAMNETAYVLADCWRTVSANSCRACLQNASASMMGCLPWSEGRALYTGCFMRYSDVNFLNAIASSGDSSSNGVVVIVIAVVSAVVVFVVGAVIAFYMWKNKQIQKKRKGSNDVEKLVKTLNDSSLNFKYSTLEKATGSFDEANKLGQGGFGTVYKGVLQDGREIAVKRLFFNNKHRAADFYNEVNIISSVEHKNLVRLLGCSCSGPESLLVYEFLPNQSLDRFIFDPTKGKTLNWEKRFEIIIGTAEGLVYLHENNKTRIIHRDIKASNILLDSRLRAKIADFGLARSFQEDKSHISTAIAGTLGYMAPEYLAHGQLTKKADVYSFGVLLLEIVTGRQNNRSKNTEYSDSLISIAWQHFQHGRVEELFDPNLMLHNYHTSNVKKEVLRMVHVGLLCTQEVPGLRPSMSKALQMLVKKEEELPAPSNPPFVDEKTMELHDPWDTPSKEGDSASIANVSHSSFYPR, via the exons ATGGAGAAAGCAGCGACATTAGTTGCATTTAGACTATTTGTTATTTTATCGATTTTACTTCTACCAAATGTATCAGAGGCAGAACCTAGATCTCAGACGGTCCAGATCATATGCGGTAACCAGCCTGAGCATAATCCTACAGCTTATGTCCCGAATTTTGTTGCCACTATGGAAACCATAAGTGAGCAAATGAGAACTAGAGGCTATGGAGTAGCACTCACCGGCAGTGGACCGGATGCTAACTACGGACTAGCACAATGCTATGGTGATCTTTCTTTACTCGACTGTGTCTTATGCTATGCTGAAGCTCGAACCGTCCTTCCCCAATGCTTTCCATTCAATGGAGGGAGAATTTATCTTGATGGCTGCTTTATGCGGGCTGAGAATTACACATTCGATCACCAGTATTTAGGACCTGAAGACAGACATGTCTGTGGAAATAGAACCAGAAAGGGTTCTTTGTTCCAACAAACTGCTAGGCGGGCTGTCCAGCAAGCGGTTGCTAATGCACCAAACAATAATGGCTATGCACGTGCTGAAGTGGCAGTGCCCGGGGCAATGAACGAGACGGCTTATGTCCTAGCTGATTGTTGGAGAACAGTGAGTGCTAACTCGTGCCGAGCTTGTTTGCAAAATGCATCTGCCTCCATGATGGGGTGCTTACCCTGGTCAGAAGGCCGAGCATTGTACACTGGATGCTTCATGAGGTACTCGGATGTTAATTTTCTTAATGCTATAGCTAGCAGTGGAGACTCATCATCAAATg GAGTGGTAGTAATTGTAATTGCTGTTGTTAGTGCTGTGGTCGTCTTCGTAGTGGGAGCTGTTATCGCCTTTTATATGTggaagaacaaacaaatacagaagaagagaaaag gTTCCAATGATGTGGAGAAATTAGTGAAGACCCTTAACGACAGCAGCTTGAACTTCAAGTATTCAACTCTTGAGAAAGCCACTGGGTCTTTTGATGAGGCAAACAAGCTTGGGCAAGGTGGATTTGGTACAGTTTATAAG GGAGTTCTACAAGATGGGAGAGAGATTGCTGTCAAAAGGCTGTTCTTCAACAACAAACACAGAGCTGCAGATTTTTATAATGAAGTCAACATTATTAGCAGTGTTGAGCACAAAAATCTAGTAAGGTTATTAGGATGCAGCTGTTCTGGACCCGAAAGCCTTCTTGTATATGAGTTCCTCCCGAACCAGAGTCTTGATCGGTTTATCTTTG ATCCTACCAAAGGTAAAACGCTGAACTGGGAGAAAAGATTTGAAATCATTATAGGGACTGCAGAAGGTTTGGTGTACCTCCATGAAAACAATAAGACGAGGATCATTCATAGAGATATAAAAGCCAGCAATATCCTGTTGGATTCAAGGCTCAGAGCTAAAATAGCTGATTTTGGGTTGGCAAGGTCTTTCCAAGAAGACAAGAGTCACATAAGCACTGCTATTGCTGGGACTTT AGGTTATATGGCGCCAGAATACTTAGCCCATGGCCAACTAACCAAAAAGGCAGATGTTTACAGCTTTGGTGTTCTTTTATTGGAGATAGTTACTGGAAGGCAGAATAATAGAAGCAAAAACACTGAATACTCCGACAGTTTAATTTCCATT GCATGGCAGCATTTTCAGCATGGGAGAGTAGAGGAACTGTTTGACCCAAATCTTATGCTGCACAACTACCACACAAGTAATGTAAAAAAGGAGGTTCTACGAATGGTACATGTAGGACTTTTGTGCACACAAGAGGTTCCAGGATTAAGACCGTCCATGTCAAAGGCATTGCAGATGCTagtaaagaaagaagaagagttaCCGGCTCCATCTAATCCTCCCTTTGTAGATGAGAAAACCATGGAGCTTCATGATCCTTGGGATACCCCATCTAAAGAAGGTGATTCGGCTTCAATTGCAAACGTTTCTCACAGTTCTTTCTACCCCAGATGA